One Eulemur rufifrons isolate Redbay chromosome 12, OSU_ERuf_1, whole genome shotgun sequence genomic window carries:
- the CNOT7 gene encoding CCR4-NOT transcription complex subunit 7 isoform X1, translated as MPAATVDHSQRICEVWACNLDEEMKKIRQVIRKYNYVAMDTEFPGVVARPIGEFRSNADYQYQLLRCNVDLLKIIQLGLTFMNEQGEYPPGTSTWQFNFKFNLTEDMYAQDSIELLTTSGIQFKKHEEEGIETQYFAELLMTSGVVLCEGVKWLSFHSGYDFGYLIKILTNSNLPEEELDFFEILRLFFPVIYDVKYLMKSCKNLKGGLQEVAEQLELERIGPQHQAGSDSLLTGMAFFKMREMFFEDHIDDAKYCGHLYGLGSGSSYVQNGTGNAYEEEANKQS; from the exons ATGCCAGCAGCAACTGTAGATCATAGCCAAAGAATTTGTGAAGTTTGGGCTTGCAACCTGGatgaagagatgaagaaaattcGTCAAGTTATTCGAAAATATAATTACGTGGCTATG GACACCGAGTTTCCAGGTGTGGTTGCAAGACCCATTGGAGAATTCAGGAGCAATGCTGACTATCAGTACCAACTATTGCGATGTAATGTAGACTTGTTAAAGATAATTCAGCTAGGACTGACATTTATGAATGAGCAAGGAGAATACCCTCCAGGAACTTCAACTTGGCagtttaattttaagtttaatttgAC GGAGGACATGTATGCCCAGGACTCTATAGAGCTACTAACAACATCTGGTATCCAGTTTAAAAAACATGAAGAGGAAGGAATTGAGACCCAGTACTTTGCAGAACTTCTTATGACTTCGGGAGTGGTCCTCTGCGAAGGGGTCAAATGGTTGTCATTTCATAG TGGTTATGACTTTGGCTATTTAATCAAAATCCTGACCAACTCTAACTTGCCTGAAGAAGAACTTGACTTCTTTGAGATCCTTCGattattttttcctgtcatttATGATGTGAAGTACCTCATGAAGAGCTGCAAAAATCTCAAA ggTGGATTACAAGAAGTTGCTGAACAGTTGGAGCTGGAACGAATAGGACCACAGCATCAGGCAGGATCTGATTCATTGCTTACAGGAATGGCCTTTTTCAAAATGAGAGAA ATGTTCTTTGAAGATCATATTGATGATGCCAAATATTGTGGTCATTTGTATGGCCTTGGTTCTGGTTCATCCTATGTACAGAATGGCACAGGGAATGCATATGAAGAGGAAGCCAACAAGCAGTCATGA
- the CNOT7 gene encoding CCR4-NOT transcription complex subunit 7 isoform X2, whose protein sequence is MPAATVDHSQRICEVWACNLDEEMKKIRQVIRKYNYVAMDTEFPGVVARPIGEFRSNADYQYQLLRCNVDLLKIIQLGLTFMNEQGEYPPGTSTWQFNFKFNLTEDMYAQDSIELLTTSGIQFKKHEEEGIETQYFAELLMTSGVVLCEGVKWLSFHSGYDFGYLIKILTNSNLPEEELDFFEILRLFFPVIYDVKYLMKSCKNLKGGLQEVAEQLELERIGPQHQAGSDSLLTGMAFFKMRENIAHSLCKLSKTNKKKDKLLRSLVTCCFCT, encoded by the exons ATGCCAGCAGCAACTGTAGATCATAGCCAAAGAATTTGTGAAGTTTGGGCTTGCAACCTGGatgaagagatgaagaaaattcGTCAAGTTATTCGAAAATATAATTACGTGGCTATG GACACCGAGTTTCCAGGTGTGGTTGCAAGACCCATTGGAGAATTCAGGAGCAATGCTGACTATCAGTACCAACTATTGCGATGTAATGTAGACTTGTTAAAGATAATTCAGCTAGGACTGACATTTATGAATGAGCAAGGAGAATACCCTCCAGGAACTTCAACTTGGCagtttaattttaagtttaatttgAC GGAGGACATGTATGCCCAGGACTCTATAGAGCTACTAACAACATCTGGTATCCAGTTTAAAAAACATGAAGAGGAAGGAATTGAGACCCAGTACTTTGCAGAACTTCTTATGACTTCGGGAGTGGTCCTCTGCGAAGGGGTCAAATGGTTGTCATTTCATAG TGGTTATGACTTTGGCTATTTAATCAAAATCCTGACCAACTCTAACTTGCCTGAAGAAGAACTTGACTTCTTTGAGATCCTTCGattattttttcctgtcatttATGATGTGAAGTACCTCATGAAGAGCTGCAAAAATCTCAAA ggTGGATTACAAGAAGTTGCTGAACAGTTGGAGCTGGAACGAATAGGACCACAGCATCAGGCAGGATCTGATTCATTGCTTACAGGAATGGCCTTTTTCAAAATGAGAGAA AATATAGCACATTCATTGTGCAAACTCAGCAAgactaacaaaaaaaaagacaaactactGAGGAGCTTAGTTACCTGCTGTTTCTGTACGTAG